A genomic window from Silene latifolia isolate original U9 population chromosome Y, ASM4854445v1, whole genome shotgun sequence includes:
- the LOC141634537 gene encoding uncharacterized protein LOC141634537, whose product MPKRNIGEPLSFLREALCQLGALEAAEELLGRARLSEFLLIPMGPRNSDLYIPQDPPELLVLVTSKKRNKGVEGSEDVPMEEADGSGKPGTDEDEEADDCDGTGGGVLEAIGDAIWRSHVEFELEELRDEIESVHDQNRESLALQRAMSDMFKDMYPES is encoded by the coding sequence ATGCCCAAAAGAAACATTGGAGAGCCCTTATCCTTCCTAAGAGAGGCATTGTGTCAGTTGGGAGCTCTTGAGGCAGCGGAAGAGTTGTTAGGACGAGCTAGGTTGAGTGAGTTTTTGCTGATTCCGATGGGGCCGCGTAACAGCGATCTATACATTCCACAGGACCCTCCGGAGCTGCTTGTTTTAGTAACCTCAAAGAAAAGGAATAAAGGAGTTGAGGGTAGTGAGGATGTCCCTATGGAGGAGGCTGACGGTTCGGGCAAACCTGGGACTGATGAGGACGAGGAGGCTGATGATTGTGATGGTACTGGTGGTGGTGTTTTAGAAGCTATTGGTGATGCTATTTGGAGAAGCCATGTGGAGTTTGAGCTAGAGGAGTTGAGGGATGAGATAGAGAGTGTTCATGATCAAAATAGGGAGTCTTTGGCACTTCAACGTGCCATGAGTGACATGTTCAAGGACATGTATCCGGAGTCTTAA